A window from Gallus gallus isolate bGalGal1 chromosome 5, bGalGal1.mat.broiler.GRCg7b, whole genome shotgun sequence encodes these proteins:
- the SLC25A29 gene encoding mitochondrial basic amino acids transporter has protein sequence MALDFLAGCVGGAAGVLVGHPFDTVKVRLQVQNVEKPLYRGTFHCFQSIIKQESAFGLYKGIGSPMMGLTFINAVVFGVQGNTLRALGKDTPLNQFLAGSAAGAIQCIICCPMELAKTRMQLQGTGEYKQKTKNYKNSLDCLIKIYRKEGLRGINRGMVSTVIRETPSFGFYFLTYDCMTRYLGCEAEDSYVIPKLLFSGGMSGIVSWLSTYPVDVIKSRLQADGVGGVTQYKGILDCVRKSYQEEGWKVFTRGLTSTLLRAFPVNAATFATVTVFLMYMRSENDLRECDPGPVIQQPSSL, from the exons ATGGCTTTGGATTTCCTCGCGGGATGCGTCGGCG GTGCTGCCGGAGTGCTGGTGGGACACCCCTTTGACACCGTTAAG GTTCGTCTACAAGTTCAAAATGTAGAGAAACCTCTCTACCGTGGGACCTTCCATTGCTTTCAGTCCATCATAAAGCAAGAATCT GCTTTTGGACTCTATAAAGGCATTGGGTCACCAATGATGGGACTTACCTTCATTAACGCAGTCGTGTTCGGTGTGCAAGGAAACACACTGCGTGCCCTCGGCAAAGACACTCCTCTGAACCAGTTCCTCGCAGGCTCGGCGGCTGGGGCCATCCAGTGCATCATCTGCTGCCCCATGGAGCTGGCAAAGACAAGGATGCAGCTTCAGGGAACTGgtgaatacaaacaaaaaacgaAGAACTACAAAAATTCTCTGGATTGTTTGATCAAAATCTACCGaaaggaagggctgaggggCATCAACAGAGGCATGGTCTCTACAGTCATAAGAGAGACTCCGAGCTTTGGCTTTTACTTCCTGACCTACGACTGCATGACCAGATACTTGGGCTGTGAAGCTGAAGACAGTTACGTTATTCCCAAACTGCTGTTTTCCGGGGGGATGTCCGGGATCGTATCCTGGCTCTCCACCTACCCCGTGGATGTGATCAAGTCCCGGCTGCAGGCAGATGGTGTTGGAGGTGTAACGCAGTATAAGGGCATCCTGGACTGCGTCAGGAAGAGCTACCAGGAGGAAGGCTGGAAGGTGTTCACGAGAGGCCTCACTTCTACGCTTCTCCGAGCTTTTCCAGTCAATGCAGCTACTTTTGCTACTGTCACTGTGTTCCTAATGTACATGAGGTCAGAAAATGACCTTCGTGAATGTGACCCAGGCCCGGTAATCCAGCAGCCTTCTAGTCTGTGA